A single Epinephelus lanceolatus isolate andai-2023 chromosome 22, ASM4190304v1, whole genome shotgun sequence DNA region contains:
- the LOC144459739 gene encoding butyrophilin subfamily 2 member A1-like: MAPFLLLLFPLCAAASDQHVTVHPGDDVTLNCTAGNVSIRAVEWTRPDLEPQYVLLYSDGRSDPTLQHPSFTGRVELVDRELKDGDVSLTLKNVTSRDSGRYECRVAAGGSRRRKRAIIKTDPITVIYLEVTDLKDGHSTPLHVGLGAVFGYVAVLLLL, translated from the exons ATGGCTCCATTCCTGCTCCTGTTGTTTCCTCTGTGTGCAGCAGCTTCTG ACCAACATGTGACAGTGCACCCTGGAGATGACGTCACGCTGAACTGTACAGCTGGTAATGTCTCCATCAGAGCTGTAGAGTGGACCAGACCTGACCTGGAGCCACAGTACGTCCTCTTATACAGTGATGGACGCTCAGACCCAACCCTCCAGCATCCATCCTTTACAGGCAGGGTGGAGCTGGTGGACAGAGAGCTGAAGGACGGAGACGTGTCTTTAACTCTGAAGAATGTGACCAGCAGAGACTCTGGAAGATACGAGTGTCGAGTTGCAGCAGGTGGATCAAGACGTAGAAAGAGAGCCATCATTAAGACTGATCCAATCACAGTCATCTACCTGGAGGTTACAG ATTTAAAGGATGGACACTCCACTCCTCTACACGTTGGACTGGGAGCAGTTTTTGGATATGTTGCAGTGCTTCTTTTACTGTAG